One Paenisporosarcina sp. FSL H8-0542 genomic region harbors:
- a CDS encoding arsenate reductase family protein — protein sequence MAITYYGYPKCSTCKKAKAWLDAEGLSYHDVHIVETPPSKEELKKIVETSGLPLKKFYNTSGMKYRELGLKDKLPTMSDEEQYELLASDGMLIKRPLVTDGLKATVGFKESDFTVNWKS from the coding sequence ATGGCTATTACGTATTATGGATATCCGAAATGTAGTACTTGCAAAAAGGCTAAAGCATGGTTGGATGCCGAAGGTCTTTCGTATCATGATGTACATATTGTAGAAACTCCCCCTTCAAAGGAAGAGTTGAAAAAGATCGTAGAGACAAGTGGGTTGCCGCTTAAGAAGTTTTATAACACGAGTGGAATGAAATATAGGGAGCTTGGTTTAAAAGATAAACTGCCGACGATGTCAGATGAAGAACAATATGAATTGCTTGCTTCAGACGGGATGCTCATTAAAAGACCCCTTGTGACGGACGGCTTGAAAGCCACAGTAGGTTTTAAGGAGTCGGATTTTACTGTGAATTGGAAAAGCTGA
- the gcvH gene encoding glycine cleavage system protein GcvH, whose product MSTPKELRYSEEHEWVKVEDGKARIGITNFAQSELGDIVFVELPQVGDEIKTNEPFGSVESVKTVSELYAPISGKVVEVNSGLEDSPEFVNESPYENAWMIVVEPTDLSEVDSLMTAEQYEEMTQE is encoded by the coding sequence ATGAGCACACCAAAAGAATTACGCTACTCTGAGGAACACGAATGGGTTAAAGTTGAAGATGGAAAAGCACGCATCGGCATCACTAACTTCGCTCAATCTGAGCTTGGTGATATTGTATTCGTAGAACTTCCACAAGTAGGCGACGAAATCAAAACGAACGAACCATTTGGCAGTGTTGAATCTGTTAAAACAGTTTCTGAGCTATACGCACCAATCAGTGGTAAAGTAGTTGAAGTGAACAGCGGATTGGAAGACAGTCCTGAATTCGTGAATGAATCTCCATACGAGAATGCATGGATGATCGTTGTAGAACCTACAGATTTGTCTGAAGTGGACTCATTAATGACGGCTGAGCAATACGAAGAAATGACACAAGAGTAA
- a CDS encoding toprim domain-containing protein: MPIDKVIIVEGRSDKQRILRLIAEPVEIICTNGTVSPTRLEEILAPYDQLEIYVFVDADKSGEKLRALIKREFPEALHLYTDPAYREVATTPMKVLATVLLGANIDVKAEFIA; this comes from the coding sequence ATGCCAATTGATAAAGTCATAATTGTAGAAGGTCGATCAGATAAACAGCGGATTCTGCGTCTTATTGCAGAGCCAGTTGAAATTATCTGCACGAACGGAACAGTCAGCCCCACGCGATTGGAAGAAATATTAGCCCCCTACGATCAGTTGGAGATTTATGTATTTGTCGATGCTGATAAGTCCGGAGAGAAATTACGTGCGCTCATTAAACGTGAATTTCCCGAAGCACTTCATTTATATACTGATCCAGCCTACCGAGAAGTTGCGACTACACCAATGAAAGTTCTAGCGACTGTGTTGCTCGGAGCGAATATCGATGTTAAAGCGGAATTTATTGCCTAA
- a CDS encoding thioredoxin family protein yields MKEWTRAEWENHSQNAKRAAYYLYTPMCGTCQVASKMMDVVEELLPDLQIGKANLNYVESLAVDYQIQSVPCLLIAENGQIVEKVYAFQSVPYLYNRLQKNN; encoded by the coding sequence ATGAAAGAATGGACGCGTGCGGAGTGGGAAAATCATTCTCAAAACGCAAAGAGGGCAGCTTATTATTTATATACGCCCATGTGTGGAACTTGCCAAGTTGCCTCAAAAATGATGGACGTTGTGGAAGAACTTTTGCCGGATTTGCAAATAGGGAAAGCAAACTTGAACTATGTAGAAAGTTTAGCGGTCGATTATCAAATCCAAAGCGTCCCTTGTTTACTCATTGCGGAAAATGGTCAAATAGTTGAAAAAGTTTATGCTTTTCAATCAGTTCCCTATCTCTATAATCGTTTGCAAAAAAATAATTGA
- a CDS encoding methionine ABC transporter ATP-binding protein has product MIQLKNLSKRFETGNGQLIAVDDVNVTIDQGEIFGIIGYSGAGKSTLIRLLNGLEKPTSGSVTVNGHEISSSSGQDLRSARQKVSMIFQHFNLLWSRTVEENISFPLEIAGISKTQRSERVKELIELVGLTGRDKAYPSQLSGGQKQRVGIARALANNPEVLLCDEATSALDPETTDAILELLVDINKRLGLTIVLITHEMHVIRKICHRVAVMEAGKVVEMGSVLQIFQTPEQPITKRFVAQVNGPESASQTIAHLVEQYPSGKLVKLVFVGDRTEQPILSRLIKQYQVEVNIVQGNIAQTQNGAYGTLYLQIDGDSNAIDQAIDYLHGQDVHTEVISHD; this is encoded by the coding sequence ATGATTCAATTAAAAAACTTATCAAAACGGTTTGAAACCGGTAATGGACAACTCATAGCGGTAGATGACGTGAATGTGACGATTGATCAAGGCGAGATTTTTGGCATAATCGGTTACAGTGGAGCCGGAAAAAGTACGTTAATCAGATTATTGAATGGCTTGGAAAAACCTACTTCAGGTAGTGTCACTGTAAATGGACACGAAATCTCGTCCAGTTCAGGACAAGATCTTCGTAGTGCAAGACAAAAAGTAAGCATGATTTTTCAACATTTCAACTTACTATGGTCGCGGACAGTCGAGGAAAATATTTCATTCCCACTAGAAATTGCAGGGATTAGCAAAACGCAACGTTCAGAACGAGTTAAAGAATTAATCGAACTAGTTGGATTGACAGGGAGGGATAAAGCATACCCTTCCCAATTATCCGGCGGTCAAAAGCAACGGGTAGGAATTGCCCGTGCCCTTGCCAATAATCCTGAAGTGCTGCTATGTGATGAAGCGACATCAGCACTTGACCCTGAAACAACAGATGCCATTTTGGAACTATTGGTAGATATCAACAAACGGTTGGGTTTGACAATTGTCCTGATTACACATGAAATGCATGTCATCCGTAAAATTTGTCATCGGGTTGCGGTCATGGAAGCTGGAAAAGTGGTTGAAATGGGAAGTGTACTTCAAATATTCCAAACTCCTGAACAACCCATTACGAAACGCTTTGTTGCCCAGGTAAATGGTCCGGAGTCAGCCAGCCAGACTATTGCTCATTTGGTAGAGCAATATCCCTCAGGCAAGCTTGTGAAACTAGTGTTTGTCGGAGATAGAACGGAGCAACCGATTCTATCAAGATTAATTAAGCAATATCAAGTAGAAGTTAACATCGTTCAAGGGAATATCGCACAAACTCAAAATGGTGCATATGGAACGTTATATTTACAAATCGACGGTGATTCAAATGCCATCGACCAAGCGATTGATTATTTACATGGACAAGATGTTCATACGGAGGTGATTTCACATGATTGA
- a CDS encoding methionine ABC transporter permease, with product MIENLLPNVDWEKMWEATLETLYMTAMATVLTFIIGLALGILLFVTSPRQLWANKIVYWLTGAFVNIFRSIPFIILIILLIPFTKFLLGTIRGANAALPALIIGAAPFYARMVLIALREIDKGVIEAARSMGAKTSTIIWKVLLPESMPALISGLTVTAIALVGYTAMAGIIGAGGLGTLAFLDGFQRSRGDVTVVSTIIILLIVFIIQWVGDSITTKTDKR from the coding sequence ATGATTGAAAACCTTCTACCGAATGTGGATTGGGAAAAAATGTGGGAAGCCACACTTGAAACGTTATATATGACTGCAATGGCTACCGTTTTAACTTTCATAATTGGACTTGCACTTGGAATTTTGCTGTTTGTAACTAGCCCTCGTCAATTATGGGCAAATAAAATAGTGTACTGGTTAACAGGGGCGTTCGTTAATATTTTCAGATCCATCCCGTTTATCATCTTAATTATTTTGTTGATTCCGTTTACTAAATTCCTACTCGGTACGATTCGTGGGGCAAATGCTGCATTACCGGCACTAATCATAGGTGCAGCACCATTTTATGCCCGCATGGTCCTGATTGCATTACGTGAAATAGATAAAGGTGTAATTGAAGCTGCTCGCTCAATGGGTGCTAAAACTTCCACAATCATTTGGAAAGTGCTACTTCCGGAGTCCATGCCTGCATTAATCTCAGGACTGACCGTTACAGCAATTGCCCTTGTAGGTTATACTGCGATGGCAGGAATTATCGGAGCGGGCGGTCTTGGAACACTCGCATTTTTAGATGGCTTCCAACGCAGTAGGGGAGATGTAACAGTTGTTTCCACAATTATCATTTTACTAATTGTCTTTATCATCCAATGGGTGGGAGATTCGATTACAACAAAAACAGACAAACGTTAA